A genome region from Cognatishimia activa includes the following:
- a CDS encoding trimethylamine methyltransferase family protein has translation MNDISPRRSGGRAARRASRAAPLDKSLRPVRPGMEGGFYKPLSDQDVERIHEAALRALEEIGLCDAPESGVAYLTSVGCIAGDDGRIRFPRHVVEKALETACREITLYSRDGENDLKLSGNRVHFGTAGAAVNMVDVEGRNYRDSTVQDLHDAAKIVDTLENIHFLQRPMVCRDIPDNREMDLNTIYASCSGTTKHIGTSFTEPDFVDDALKMLHMIAGGEEAWRAKPFMSNSNCFVVPPMKFATEACQVMEKCIEGGMPVLLLSAGMAGATAPSTVAGAIVQAVAECLAGLVYVNAIKPGYPAIFGTWPFGLDLRTGAMTGGSGEQALLTAGCAQMHNFYGLPGGAAAGMTDAKLPDMQAGWEQMCSNVLAGIAGLNMVYESVGMHASLLGFCHESLILGDDMIGHAQRVLRGIEVDDATLGLDQMAEVCLGGPGHYLGTDETLSRMEKDYVYPSLGDRTSPKEWAEIGKPDLNKKAIERKEEILAKPSKAAFSPELDAELRSAFKIHLPPQ, from the coding sequence ATGAACGATATCTCACCTCGCCGCTCTGGAGGCCGTGCTGCGCGCCGCGCCAGCCGGGCCGCGCCTTTAGACAAATCTTTGCGCCCCGTACGTCCGGGTATGGAGGGCGGCTTTTACAAACCGCTCTCTGATCAGGACGTCGAGCGCATCCACGAAGCCGCCCTGCGCGCTTTGGAGGAAATCGGCCTGTGCGATGCGCCCGAAAGCGGCGTCGCCTATTTGACCTCAGTCGGCTGTATTGCGGGCGACGATGGCCGCATCCGCTTTCCGCGTCACGTGGTTGAAAAGGCGCTTGAAACCGCCTGCCGCGAGATCACGCTTTACAGCCGTGATGGCGAGAACGACCTGAAACTCTCGGGCAATCGCGTGCATTTCGGCACCGCAGGCGCTGCGGTGAATATGGTGGATGTCGAGGGCCGCAACTATCGCGACTCCACCGTCCAAGACCTGCATGATGCGGCGAAAATCGTCGACACACTGGAAAATATCCATTTCCTTCAACGCCCTATGGTCTGTCGTGATATCCCTGACAACCGCGAGATGGATCTGAACACGATCTACGCGTCTTGTTCTGGCACGACCAAACACATCGGCACGTCCTTTACCGAACCCGATTTTGTCGATGACGCGCTCAAGATGTTGCACATGATCGCGGGCGGCGAAGAGGCATGGCGCGCCAAACCCTTTATGAGCAACTCCAATTGCTTTGTCGTGCCGCCGATGAAATTCGCCACTGAGGCCTGTCAGGTCATGGAGAAATGCATCGAAGGCGGCATGCCCGTGCTGCTTTTGTCCGCGGGCATGGCGGGTGCGACAGCGCCCTCCACCGTCGCCGGTGCCATCGTTCAGGCCGTCGCGGAATGTCTTGCCGGTCTCGTCTATGTGAACGCCATCAAACCCGGCTATCCAGCGATTTTCGGCACCTGGCCCTTTGGTCTGGACCTGCGCACGGGCGCGATGACAGGTGGATCTGGTGAACAGGCGCTTTTGACCGCCGGTTGTGCGCAGATGCATAATTTCTACGGCCTGCCCGGTGGCGCTGCGGCGGGTATGACTGATGCGAAACTGCCGGACATGCAGGCAGGCTGGGAGCAGATGTGCTCTAACGTCCTTGCGGGCATTGCGGGGCTGAACATGGTCTATGAATCGGTCGGCATGCATGCATCCTTGCTGGGTTTCTGCCATGAAAGCCTGATCCTTGGCGATGACATGATCGGCCATGCGCAGCGCGTCTTGCGCGGGATCGAGGTGGATGACGCGACGCTCGGGCTCGATCAAATGGCAGAGGTCTGTTTGGGCGGCCCTGGTCATTATCTGGGCACGGATGAAACGCTCAGCCGGATGGAAAAAGACTATGTTTATCCGTCGCTTGGCGATCGCACCTCACCCAAAGAATGGGCAGAAATCGGCAAGCCAGATCTGAACAAAAAGGCGATTGAGCGGAAGGAAGAGATCCTTGCGAAGCCCTCTAAGGCGGCGTTTTCGCCGGAGTTGGATGCAGAGCTGCGCAGCGCGTTCAAGATCCACCTGCCCCCGCAATAG
- a CDS encoding pyridoxal phosphate-dependent aminotransferase, with the protein MKLSNRITTLNGGGSNGWEIFEKARDMIAAGEPVTMLTIGEHDIGTSREILEAMHEAALGGHTGYAAIPGTPALRETVAKRVEARTGVPTTSKNVLIVPGGQSGLFASHFAAVNPGDRALHIDPYYATYPRTLRAVGAEPVAVPARAENGFQPTYEDIAAKAQGATSLLINSPNNPTGAVYSPETLAAIAKACQDFDLWLISDEVYETQVWDGDHISPRSLPGMEERTIVVNSLSKSHAMTGSRIGWIVAPEAVISELTELVTNTTYGVTGYVQDAAQFALNQGDSVEKAVAEPFLRRRGIVQNLVENQNVAQLVPAQGAMYVMLDIRATGMSGKDFASGLLDEELIAVMPGESFGQAAAGHLRIALTVDDDRLEDAIVRLLAFAKARV; encoded by the coding sequence ATGAAACTTTCCAATCGCATTACGACTCTGAACGGTGGTGGCTCCAACGGCTGGGAGATCTTTGAGAAGGCACGCGATATGATTGCGGCCGGAGAGCCAGTGACCATGCTGACGATTGGCGAGCATGACATCGGGACGTCGCGCGAGATCCTTGAGGCGATGCATGAGGCGGCTTTGGGCGGGCATACCGGCTATGCCGCGATCCCCGGCACACCTGCGTTGCGCGAAACTGTGGCGAAGCGTGTCGAGGCGCGTACCGGCGTTCCCACTACGTCAAAGAACGTTTTGATCGTACCCGGCGGTCAATCGGGCTTGTTTGCATCGCATTTTGCAGCCGTAAACCCCGGAGACCGCGCGCTGCATATTGACCCTTACTACGCCACCTACCCCCGCACTTTGCGCGCTGTCGGGGCCGAGCCTGTGGCCGTTCCAGCGCGCGCAGAGAATGGGTTTCAGCCCACCTACGAGGATATCGCGGCCAAGGCTCAGGGCGCGACGTCGTTGTTGATTAACTCACCCAACAACCCAACCGGCGCGGTCTACAGCCCCGAGACCCTCGCGGCCATCGCCAAAGCCTGTCAGGATTTTGACCTCTGGCTGATTTCGGACGAAGTCTACGAAACACAAGTCTGGGACGGCGACCATATCAGCCCGCGCAGCCTGCCCGGCATGGAAGAGCGCACGATTGTGGTGAACTCTCTGTCCAAATCCCACGCCATGACCGGCAGCCGCATCGGCTGGATTGTGGCACCTGAGGCGGTGATTTCTGAACTGACGGAATTGGTGACCAATACGACCTATGGGGTGACTGGCTATGTTCAGGACGCCGCGCAATTTGCGTTGAACCAAGGCGATAGCGTCGAAAAAGCCGTGGCCGAACCCTTCCTGCGCCGCCGCGGGATCGTGCAAAACCTTGTTGAAAACCAGAATGTTGCGCAATTGGTGCCTGCTCAGGGCGCGATGTATGTGATGCTGGATATTCGCGCGACCGGTATGTCTGGCAAGGACTTCGCCAGCGGATTGCTCGACGAAGAGCTGATCGCCGTTATGCCGGGGGAAAGCTTTGGCCAAGCGGCTGCGGGGCATCTGCGCATTGCTTTGACGGTCGATGATGACCGGCTCGAAGACGCCATCGTGCGGCTTTTGGCTTTTGCAAAGGCCCGCGTTTAA